CAAGCTGGATTTGATGTGGTGGTAGTAGAAAAAGGTCCATATATCAAAAGGGAAGATTTCAGTAAAGATGAGATCGCACTTCGAAGAGGGATATTCCGAAGCAATATCAATGAAGAGTTTCATGTCATCTATCAAAATGGTAAGCGTTACGTTGGCAAAGAGTGTGGATGGAGTTTCAATAACGGAAGCCTCGTAGGAGGCGCTACCAATTTTATGAGTGGCTATTTTCACCAGATGCAGCCTATCGATTTTCGGTTAAAAACGGAATTTGGTGCCATAGAAGGAGCAAATATCGAGGATTGGCCCATAACATATGAGGATTTGAAACCCTATTATGACAAAGTTGCTCATGTTGTAGGAGTCAGTGGAGAGGGACTACCCTATCCTCCTTTGAAAGAGAATATTGCTGCACAATGGTTTGATGAAGCGTGTCGAAAGTTAGGGATTCGTCCCGTAAAAACTCCCAGGGCCATTCTCTCTTTACCTAAAGGAGATAGAAACAGCTGCGTCTATTCGGGATTTTGTGGAAGTTATGGCTGCAGCAGCGGCGCAAAATCGAGTTCACGAGAGGCTATGCTGCAAGATGTTAAGATATTAGATAACTCTTTTGTATATAAGCTTGATAGCGATGCAAAAAGGGTGCATACGCTGTACTATTTTGATCAAAAGAAAAAATCACATAAGATCCGTGCCTCAATCTTCGTTTTGGCACTTTCACCTATTGAGACGGTTAGACTGCTTTTCAATTCAAAGAATAGATACTTTCCCAATGGCCTTGCCAACAGCTCATCCCACCTTGGGAAAAACCTCATTTTCAGTGCAGGTGGGATTGGCGGAGGAGTGATGAAAAAAGAGATGATGCACGAAGATCTCTTTACGGAACTTCAAAATAGAGCTCTCTTTTTGAATAGAAGCTTGAAAGAGTGGTATGTGTATGAGAAGGGTAATCGACGGCAAAAGGGAGGAGTGATCGATTTTTTGTTTGAACATAGCAATATCATCATGCAGGCGCAAAATAGAATGTGGAACGGCAACAAGCCTCTTTGGGGTGCGCAGTTGGCGAAACGATTGGAGAAGATCAACAATGAGCGGGTAATACAGTTTGAAGTGTTCAATGACTGGCTACCTACCGATCGTTGCCACATTGGCATAGAACCGGGTTTGAAAGATAGATGGGGGATCAACGTTGCAGCTATCTATCTGGATGCCCATCCAAGAAACAGAGAAGTTGCAAACTTTTTAGGAAAAAAAGGGATAGAGGTACTGAAAAAAATGGGTGCAACATCGCTCTACTACTCTTTGAGCGATGATCCACCCACCAACCTGGTGGCAGGTGGATGCCGATTTGGAAATGATCCTAAAAATTCTCTTCTCGATCCAACTTGCAGATCTTGGGATCTAGAGAACCTCTACATCAGTGATGCTTCTTTTATGCCAACTGGCGGAAGCGTTCCTTATACCTGGACCATTTATGCAAACGCCTTTCGAGTGGCTGAGAATGTCAAAAAGCAATTACGAAAGAGCATAAACTAAAAAAGTTTTACAAATCAAACTTTTTTGCTGTATCTATCGAGCGCACTATGACAAAAATGAGTGAAAAAAGAACAACGCAAAAGATAATGGCATAGCCTGTTGGTAGATCCAAAAAATATGAAAAAAGTAAGGCTACAATAGTTGCAAGAGTGCCAAAAGTCCAGGCAAAAAGAAGTTTTGGTACCTTTTTTTGAACCATTGCTGCGTATGCCGGAGCGATAAGCAAAGCAAAAACCACTAAAACTCCTGCATTTTGTACCGATGAGGTGACTGTGATGGCCAGCATCGAAAAAAAAAGAATCTCTTTTGGTAGACCTGTCAGTTTAGGATAGACAAAAAACATCACAAGGGCTACAAAAGTATATATCAAAGCGGCTTTGCCTACATTTTTTGGCATGGTAAACAAAATATCGGTAGCACTCATTTTGTTAAACAGCTCCACCCCCTCGCTGCTTTGGGCTAAGATCAGCATAATAGACGAGATTCCAAGGGCGTATAAAAGAGCGATAAATGCTTCAATAAAGGCTACTTTTTTCGTAGCAATCGCTATGATTATACCTGCACCGAGTGCGAAGAGAAATACAAGAGGGGTTTGGTAGGCTCCATCCAAAAAGGCTAAGCTTATGGCCATTCCGACAGCAGCAATCTGCCCAATAGCAAGGTCGGTAAATATAACTCCTCGTTTAATAATCTCAATCCCAAAAACGGCGTGAATAAAAACGAGCAAAATGGCCAGCACAAAGGCTGGCCAAAGAATTGTTAACGCTGACATAATCTTTTCTCATAGATGAGGTAGAAGTTTTCCAAACTATCGGCACCCGGCACTGCACCTATATCGTGAGGAAGTATAACAACTCTTGCTCCCGTTTTTGCTGCAATGTAGTTAGCTGTCTTTTTTTCGTGGTATGGGTCTTGCAAAATGGTTTTGACATTTTCTTGCTTCATAAGAGCAATGAGTTTTAAGGTATGTTTCGAGCTTGGAGTGATGCCAGGAAGGGATTCAATGGTTCCAACGCTCACAATTTTGTAGCGATTTAGAAAATAGTTGTAAAGCTGATGATACTGTACAACTTTCAATCCTTTGCATGGAGCCATTTTTGCGTCATACTCTTGTAAAAAACTCTTCCAGTGTTGTAAAAAAGAGGCAAGATTTTTTTCATACTCTTTAGCATGGAGTGAATCAATCTTTTGCAGTCTTGATGCTACTAGCATCGCAATCGGGATGATATTGTGCGGGTCCGTATTGAAGTGCGGGTTGCCTTGGGGGTGGATATCGCCATAAGCTCTGGAGACTGCTTTTGGTTTATTGATGAGCTCTATAACCTGGCTGGCATCGACAAATCCAAGACGACCCGGATTTATTTTGCCGTTGTTTGCGCTTGTCAAGAGTGGTGGAAGCCAGCCGATTTCAAGTCCGGCTCCATTGATAACAAGCATATGGGCTCGGCTCAGTTTCCCTATCAATGAGGGTTTTGGCACGACAAAATGGGGATCGTATTTAGGAGTGGCTAATACGTTTACTTTGACATATTTGCCCCCCACTCTTTTGACAATTTCACCAAGATAGCCATAGGTTGCAACTACATCTACTTTTGCAAAGAC
The Nitratiruptor sp. SB155-2 genome window above contains:
- a CDS encoding GMC oxidoreductase, with the protein product MEVDVCIVGSGAGGAPIAYVLQQAGFDVVVVEKGPYIKREDFSKDEIALRRGIFRSNINEEFHVIYQNGKRYVGKECGWSFNNGSLVGGATNFMSGYFHQMQPIDFRLKTEFGAIEGANIEDWPITYEDLKPYYDKVAHVVGVSGEGLPYPPLKENIAAQWFDEACRKLGIRPVKTPRAILSLPKGDRNSCVYSGFCGSYGCSSGAKSSSREAMLQDVKILDNSFVYKLDSDAKRVHTLYYFDQKKKSHKIRASIFVLALSPIETVRLLFNSKNRYFPNGLANSSSHLGKNLIFSAGGIGGGVMKKEMMHEDLFTELQNRALFLNRSLKEWYVYEKGNRRQKGGVIDFLFEHSNIIMQAQNRMWNGNKPLWGAQLAKRLEKINNERVIQFEVFNDWLPTDRCHIGIEPGLKDRWGINVAAIYLDAHPRNREVANFLGKKGIEVLKKMGATSLYYSLSDDPPTNLVAGGCRFGNDPKNSLLDPTCRSWDLENLYISDASFMPTGGSVPYTWTIYANAFRVAENVKKQLRKSIN
- a CDS encoding metal ABC transporter permease; amino-acid sequence: MSALTILWPAFVLAILLVFIHAVFGIEIIKRGVIFTDLAIGQIAAVGMAISLAFLDGAYQTPLVFLFALGAGIIIAIATKKVAFIEAFIALLYALGISSIMLILAQSSEGVELFNKMSATDILFTMPKNVGKAALIYTFVALVMFFVYPKLTGLPKEILFFSMLAITVTSSVQNAGVLVVFALLIAPAYAAMVQKKVPKLLFAWTFGTLATIVALLFSYFLDLPTGYAIIFCVVLFSLIFVIVRSIDTAKKFDL
- a CDS encoding metal ABC transporter substrate-binding protein — encoded protein: MRKIVLILLIFTGVFAKVDVVATYGYLGEIVKRVGGKYVKVNVLATPKYDPHFVVPKPSLIGKLSRAHMLVINGAGLEIGWLPPLLTSANNGKINPGRLGFVDASQVIELINKPKAVSRAYGDIHPQGNPHFNTDPHNIIPIAMLVASRLQKIDSLHAKEYEKNLASFLQHWKSFLQEYDAKMAPCKGLKVVQYHQLYNYFLNRYKIVSVGTIESLPGITPSSKHTLKLIALMKQENVKTILQDPYHEKKTANYIAAKTGARVVILPHDIGAVPGADSLENFYLIYEKRLCQR